From Micromonospora echinaurantiaca:
GCTGCCGAAGTGGTAGACGGCGTCGTACCCGCCGAACAGGATCCGGTTGTCGGGGGTGATCCGGTAGTAGTGGAACTGGTTGCCGGTGTCCGCGAGCCCCTGCCGGTTCGCCCAGCCGATCGCGCGCCGCTCGTCGTCCGCGAGCGGCTCGGTCATCAGCGCGTAGTCGTAGACCGGCACCACCCAGGCGCGCAGCCGGCGCAGCAACGGCGGGAACGCGTTGGTCGCCAGCACCACCCGCCCGGCGCGGACGCTGCCCGGAGCGGCGTCCCGGCCGGCGGCGGTGGCGGCCCGCAGCGCCGCGCCGTCGCGGCGCAGCCCGGTCACCCGGGTGTGCTCGGCGATCCGCACCCCGACGCTGAGACAGGCCCGGCGCAGCCCCCAGGCCAGCTTCGCCGGGTCGAGCAGGGCCGTGCGGTCCCGGTCCCACATCCCGCCGAGGTACGTCGGCGAGTTCACCTCGGCGCGTACCTCGTCGGCGTCGAGCAGCCGCACGTCGTGGCCGTACCGGCGGCCCAGCTCCGCGTCGGCGGCGAGCCCGTCGAGCTGGTACGGCTCGACCGCGACGGCCAGTTCGCCGGTGCGCTCGAAGTCGCAGTCGATGCCGTACTCGGCCACGGTCGCGGCGATGGCGTCCAGGTTCTCCCGGCCGAGCCGCTCCAGCAGCTCGATCTCGTCCGGGAAGCGCTCGACGCCGTTGGTCAGCCCGTGGGTGAGCGAGGCGGCGCAGAACCCGCCGTTGCGCCCGGACGCCGCCCAGCCGCAGGTGCCCGCCTCGACCAGCAGCACGTCCCGGCTCGGGTCGGCCCGCTTGGCCAGCAGCGCGGTCCACAGCCCGGCGTACCCGCCGCCCACGACCAGCAGGTCGGCGGTGTCAGGGCCGGTCAGCGGCGGCAGCGGGTCGGGGCGTTCCGGGCGGTCCAGCCAGTACGGCACGGGCACCGCGTCGGCCAGCGCCCGGCCGGGATGCGGCCCGGTCATGACGGGCGCCGCGCCGGCCCGCCGCCCGCCGCGACCCGCAGCGCGGCGCGGCGGCCCCGCCGGCCGCGCAGCATGCTGGCCAGCACCAGCAGCAGCGCGATCACGAACATCGCCGTGCCGATGACGTTGACCTGCGGCGGGATGCCCCGCTGGGCGGCGCCCCAGACGTACATCGGGAACGTGACGGTGGTGCCGGCGTTGAAGTTGGTGATGATGAAGTCGTCGAACGACAGCGAGAAGGCGAGCAGCGCGGCGGCCACGATGCCGGGCATCACCAGCGGCAGGGTGATCCGCCGGAAGGTCTGCCACTCGCTGGCGTAGAGGTCCATCGCGGCTTCCTCCAGCCGGGAGTCCATCCCGGCCAGCCGCGCCTTCACCGTGACCACCACGAACGACACGCAGAACATCACGTGCGCGATGACGATGGTCCAGAACCCCTGCGGCACCCCGGCGGAGACGAAGAGGGCGAGCAGCGAGGTGCCCATCACCAGCTCCGGCGTGGCCATCGGCAGGAAGATCAGCACGTTGATCCCGGACCGGCCGCGGAACCGGTGCCGCACCAGCGCGAACGCCATCAGGGTGCCGAGCACCGTGGCGACCACGGTGGCGATGAACCCGATCTGGACGCTGCGCACCACCGCGTCGCACATGTCCGAGGTGGCGCACGGGTTACGCCAGTTGTCCAGGGTGAACTCGTGGAAGTCGTACGACAGCCGGCTGGACGGGCGGTTGAAGGACAGGCCGGCGACCACGGCGATGGGCAGGAAGAGGTAGCCGAGCACCAGCAGCCCGACGCCCAGCACCCAGTGGTCGGCCAGCCAGCGACCGATGCGGTGGGCCACGGTCACTGCGCCCCCCCTTTCGTTCGCGGCTGCGGGGCTCCGCTGCGCTGCACTCCTCGCGCTCACGGCGCCCCCCTTTCGTTCGCGACTGCGGGGCTCCGCTGCGCTGCACTCCTCGCGCTCACAGGACCTCCTCGGTGCCGGCGCGGCGCAGGTAGCCGAAGACCACCGCGAGGATCGCCGCCATCAGCAGGAAGGACAGCGCCGCGCCCTGCGGGTAGTCCAGTCGGACCAGGAACGCCGAGTCGATGACGTTGCCGATCATGTACTCGTTCGGGGTGCCGAGCAGTTCGGCGTTGATGTAGTCGCCGCTGGCCGGGATGAAGAAGAGCAGCGTGCCGGCGACCAGGCCGGGCATCGAGAGCGGCAGGGTGACCTTGCGGAACGCCCGCACCGGGCTGGCGTACAGGTCGCTGGCCGCCTCCAGCAGCCGGGGGTCGAGCCGCTCCAGGCTCGCGTACAGCGGCAGCACCAGGAACGGCAGGAAGTTGTACGTCAGCCCGAGCACCACCGCGACCGGGGTGGCCAGCAGCCTGCCGTCGGGGGCGAGCAGGTGCACGTCACGCAGCAGCCCGACCAGCCAACCGTTGTCGGAGAGGATGGTCTTCCAGGCCAGGGTGCGCACCAGGAAGCTGGTGAACATCGGCGCTATCACGCAGACCAGCAGCAGG
This genomic window contains:
- a CDS encoding ABC transporter permease, with translation MSVLAHVPTGSGQPAAPERAARSGRYRFLPYLLLLPGAAWLFLFFAVPLFQLAAASLYDPSGSLSTGYALTWAFGNYPDALAAYWPQFTRSFLYAGIALVLALLMGYPLAYAIAQKAGRWKNLLLVCVIAPMFTSFLVRTLAWKTILSDNGWLVGLLRDVHLLAPDGRLLATPVAVVLGLTYNFLPFLVLPLYASLERLDPRLLEAASDLYASPVRAFRKVTLPLSMPGLVAGTLLFFIPASGDYINAELLGTPNEYMIGNVIDSAFLVRLDYPQGAALSFLLMAAILAVVFGYLRRAGTEEVL
- a CDS encoding NAD(P)/FAD-dependent oxidoreductase, with the translated sequence MTGPHPGRALADAVPVPYWLDRPERPDPLPPLTGPDTADLLVVGGGYAGLWTALLAKRADPSRDVLLVEAGTCGWAASGRNGGFCAASLTHGLTNGVERFPDEIELLERLGRENLDAIAATVAEYGIDCDFERTGELAVAVEPYQLDGLAADAELGRRYGHDVRLLDADEVRAEVNSPTYLGGMWDRDRTALLDPAKLAWGLRRACLSVGVRIAEHTRVTGLRRDGAALRAATAAGRDAAPGSVRAGRVVLATNAFPPLLRRLRAWVVPVYDYALMTEPLADDERRAIGWANRQGLADTGNQFHYYRITPDNRILFGGYDAVYHFGSRMAPSLEQRWDTFCTLAEHFFTTFPQLDGLRFSHRWGGVIDTCTRFCPFFGTAYEGRLAYAAGFTGLGVGATRFAARVMLDLLDGEETPLTRLDLVRRMPLPFPPEPARAVGINLTRWSLAQADVRQGRRNLWLRTLDRFGLGFDS
- a CDS encoding ABC transporter permease, with protein sequence MTVAHRIGRWLADHWVLGVGLLVLGYLFLPIAVVAGLSFNRPSSRLSYDFHEFTLDNWRNPCATSDMCDAVVRSVQIGFIATVVATVLGTLMAFALVRHRFRGRSGINVLIFLPMATPELVMGTSLLALFVSAGVPQGFWTIVIAHVMFCVSFVVVTVKARLAGMDSRLEEAAMDLYASEWQTFRRITLPLVMPGIVAAALLAFSLSFDDFIITNFNAGTTVTFPMYVWGAAQRGIPPQVNVIGTAMFVIALLLVLASMLRGRRGRRAALRVAAGGGPARRPS